The Ralstonia pickettii DTP0602 genome segment TCCGGTGCCGTGCCCCGGGCAGAGCGCCACGGGCATGGCAAGTGGCGGCGTCGTTCAGTCGCGCGTGCCGTCGTCCAGCAGGCTGGCGCGCTTGCCGCGCTTGAGCCAGGCGGCCAGGTTGTGCGGGCGCAGCGTGTCGTACTCTTCGAACGGCTGGTGGATCCAGGGGTTCGACTCCAGGAAGGTCACGTGGTAGTCCGGCTCGACCTTAGAGCACGCCTTGTACCACAGCACCGCTGAGCGCACCTCGGTCACCGCCGGGTAGCGTTCCTTCAGGTGGCGACCCACGCGCTCGAGCGTGATGCCCGAATCCACCAGGTCGTCGACCAGCAGGATCTTGCCGGTCAGTTCGCCGCGGGTCATGGTGATGTACTGTGCGATATCCAGGTCGCCCTGCTGCGTGCCGGCAGCCTCGCGGTAGCTACTGGTGGCCAGGATGGC includes the following:
- a CDS encoding nicotinate phosphoribosyltransferase (K07101: K07101); this encodes MNLPTNDDENLWVSWDEYHRLIARLSLNVHESGWKFDKILCLARGGLRVGDQMSRIFDVPLAILATSSYREAAGTQQGDLDIAQYITMTRGELTGKILLVDDLVDSGITLERVGRHLKERYPAVTEVRSAVLWYKACSKVEPDYHVTFLESNPWIHQPFEEYDTLRPHNLAAWLKRGKRASLLDDGTRD